The DNA region CAAATTTTTCTTAGAAACTTATATTAAGATATTCCTCTAAATATTCTTTTTccatataagaaaaataattgaatgtattttattttcgttattaattaatttatttagtggtTGATATTCGATAatgaggagaaaaatctaattaGGAAAAgctaaagaaatagaagaaaataccTGTCAGTTTGACCAGAGAACACTGCAAACGCGGGTCCGCCGTCAGCGCCAGCAAACCCAAATTACGCGCCGCCGCCCACCGCCACACAGCTTCCTCAGGGAATCCGCACGCCGCCAGCTTCTGACCCATCCACAAAACCTCTGCCGCCAGCTTCTCCACCGGAATCCCAACCAAATTCCCCGACTCTCCGCTTCCCGCTGCGACTCCTGCTCCCGCAACCCTCATGCCCACCGTCTTCACCGCCTTGAGAACCTTCCTCATGCGGTGAAAATCCCCGTCGTCGTAACCGTCCCCTAGCTCGGCCACCGCCGCCTCCAGCTGCCTGAGCGCCCTCTCAAACGCCGCCGAAAGCACGACGCGGTTAACCTCACGCAGCGAGGGGACTCCGTCGGAGTGGTTATCGTCGATGATCCTATCCGCAAGGGAGCGAACAACCTCGTACTTTCTGGAACTGACGGGAATATCATTGACGCTGATGAGAAGCTGAGAGAGTGCGCGGCCGATTGGAGTGTCGTTTCCCGGGGAGCGTGAATCGCACGCAAGCTGGTTGCTGTGGACGGGGTCGTAGGCGAGGAGCTTCTTGTTATCGGGGTTGGTAAGGCCATTGAGTGAAACGACGTCGTATTTGCGTTGTTGATGTGGAGGGTAGAGTAAGTTGATGAAGAATGAAGGGACGAAACGAATGAAGAAAAGGTAGAAGCCTACGATTATAAAACGCAGCGTTTCGAGGAGCTTGTATTTTTGGGCGTAGTGTATGAGAGACTTATCGGCGTTGTTTACGAATGAGACAATTAGGTTACGAATTAGGAGCGGTGGAAGTGGAAACGTTTCTTCTGAGAAATCCATcttcttattgttgttgttgctgcttccCATCTTCATTTGGAATTTGGAATTGCAACCAAGGCACAAGGCCTATGCTATCATTCTCTTCATTTTAACCTATTTTGTCATCCCTGCTTTTAATGTTGCGAAACCGTGTGGTTTGAGCTTCATTCTTATTTTTTAACAcgtattattatctattattattaattattcacaTAATGGAAATATCTCTTTTAATACCTTATaggaaattttttatttctataaatGTAATCAAATAATCTGTCATGATTATTACAGGTTAAGTTTGGACATGGATGGAGCGATCATATGGACCGTGCAATatgcttttactttttttttttaagaaaaaaataaatagatccATGATTTTTTATTTCGAAGGCAGATTCATCTTTTATGATTGAAATACGTGACATTTAGATTCTTTTGTACAATTGTCTAATCAAAATGTAACTGAGTAAGTTGATGTGTCGTCCATATATTTATTACAGTACTTACAAAATTCCTTGTAAAAAGATTCAATAACGgataaattttcaaactttaaaaCAATGTCATTTTGTGATGAGTCCTCCTAACTTAAATTTTTCATCTTTCCTCTTATCTAGAGCATTCTCTTTACCATTTGAGATTTTGTTCCTAAATAAACTAAGAAGTTAAAGCCATAAGATAGGAATTGACGGTATTGCTCCCATTTCGAGAAGTCCTAGATTGGAATCTCCATCCACCGCCACCAACAAGACAGGGAGATTGTCGTCGTCTCGTCAACGGTGTTGTTAGTCGGGAAGCCACGGGGAGGGGATgttgttgaaaaagaaaaagagagtggTGGAGGCCgtcaacagaaaagtaaaaaacaGTGGCGACTCGCCAGAGAACAAGGTGGACGTGTGTTCTGACGATGTCAACAACGGCAATGCACAAGAGATTTCTCGCTAGCAGTGACGGCGAAGGGTGATTGCGTGGCCAATAATCACATCGGCAGAAAACAAAGCATATATGGAAGAAACACATTTAGGTGGTTCTACTTGATTTGTTCGTTTGTGTGTTATTTTTCGACTAAGAATCGCAGCAAGGGGAAAGACCCAGCTGAGTCTtgttgaatgaatgaatgaatcttCTTCCTTCATCACATTCCCATTCAATTCCACACCTTCTACTTCCTCGTCTCCACCGCCAGTATCACCCACATTCGTTTTCGGATCCTCTTTTCTAACATGTTGTCCTGTCTCTCCTCCTCAGGTCCAGCTTCTTTCATAGCTTATTCATTTTCATAtatctttctcttttaatttttacttacCTAGTGTGGATAATCTATTAGAAGAGATTTTACAATTATCAATTTGATGGCAAAATCTTCAAAGTTTATTCTTGTTCTCAATTGGTTAAGATTGGATGAAAGTGTTCAACAGACAGTTTTATATTGTCTCAAGTTGACCTTGTAAGAGAAGTTGCTCATTTGAGCCATAAATGGAAGGATGTCTCTTTTTCTAAGCCTGTCTATGCACTTGTGCGTCCTGCAGTTTTGGTGAAAAtctataaaaatgaaaaatatgtgtCATATTATGTTGATGAACTTCAAAGGCATGAGAGGATTAAAAGTGCTCTTACTCATATTGGGACTTACAATCACATGAACGTGCTCTGTTGTATCTGGTGATTTTGGTTGTGGGATATGTtctatttgatttaatttgattcttgagtcctttttattttttgaaaatttactttttttgtatgaaaattgAGATATGGAAAAGAAATTCCATTAATTCAAGTTGTTTATCAACGAAGAAGTTGAGATATgaaaatttatcattttcttcATTTATGAACAAAACTTCAGCAACAAGGAGGCTTCAGAATACTTTAgataggaaaaaaataaaaagaccaagcGAGGAGGACTCATCGCAAAATGATATTATTTTGAAGTCTGGGGACTTATCCGTCTTTAAACTTTTTTACAACAGACCACATAAGCACCATAACGGACATATGGACGACACATCAACTCATTTCGTTACGTTTTGATTAGGCAATTGCACGAAAGAATCTAAATGTCACGCACTTTTTAAAGTGAGGaatgattttgtattttttaatcttAAGAGACAAATTTATCTTCGAATTAAAAGTAAGGAacctatttgtcatttttttattttttaaataaaaagagattaattttttttactaatattctattattttttatacaatctaattatatttatttttttattttaagattaggagaaataaatataaaatatagttatttttattaatgtaataatatataattgtatatgtacactaaaaaatatttatcaaataaatattatttatttgctTATATGTATATCTattgatttatatattattttaataatataaataattattaaaataactaaatttataataaattaataattaaatttatttatagtaatataatattttttttacaataacaatatattagattaaattaaaaatctttatttaaaagttaattttttaagatatatatatatatatatataattatatatgttattttttaaagttcaaataaaaaactatttattaaaaaaagggaTAAATGTCATTTACTAATGTCATATTTATCATTCCATTATCACCTGCTTCGTTGCTAATTTACCTAGACGGATTATCCA from Arachis hypogaea cultivar Tifrunner chromosome 10, arahy.Tifrunner.gnm2.J5K5, whole genome shotgun sequence includes:
- the LOC112714849 gene encoding uncharacterized protein; protein product: MKMGSSNNNNKKMDFSEETFPLPPLLIRNLIVSFVNNADKSLIHYAQKYKLLETLRFIIVGFYLFFIRFVPSFFINLLYPPHQQRKYDVVSLNGLTNPDNKKLLAYDPVHSNQLACDSRSPGNDTPIGRALSQLLISVNDIPVSSRKYEVVRSLADRIIDDNHSDGVPSLREVNRVVLSAAFERALRQLEAAVAELGDGYDDGDFHRMRKVLKAVKTVGMRVAGAGVAAGSGESGNLVGIPVEKLAAEVLWMGQKLAACGFPEEAVWRWAAARNLGLLALTADPRLQCSLVKLTAFLFKEAKNMAQDEIDEGKVKVYMQVKFRLLQSWLPLLCRASNGTDAPVLSVSERTELESVLEYIIERLEAEQQEQILSLWLHYFTHSPSSDWPNLQNCFARWCNASRKQLLLN